A part of Haloarchaeobius sp. HME9146 genomic DNA contains:
- a CDS encoding flavodoxin domain-containing protein produces MADFLVCYGTGEGQTAKVAAAIEADLAARGHEVTTVDLTELPPTLDVTAFDAVLVGASIHMGTHQKHVAAFVRENRRELASRPSGFFQVCLSSAVEDEARQLEAARYVEEFVEKTSWHPDRVASFAGAIRYSEYGLLKRVMMKKIASEATGDTDTSRDYEYTDWDAVDEFAVGFAEFVEGESAAGEPDAATAR; encoded by the coding sequence ATGGCCGATTTCCTCGTGTGCTACGGGACCGGTGAAGGACAGACAGCGAAGGTAGCCGCCGCCATCGAGGCGGACCTCGCGGCACGCGGCCACGAGGTCACGACGGTCGACCTGACCGAGTTGCCGCCCACACTCGACGTGACGGCCTTCGACGCGGTGCTCGTCGGTGCGTCCATCCACATGGGGACCCACCAGAAGCACGTCGCCGCGTTCGTCCGGGAGAACCGGCGCGAACTCGCGTCGCGCCCGTCCGGGTTCTTCCAGGTCTGCCTGTCGAGCGCGGTCGAGGACGAGGCCAGACAGCTCGAGGCCGCCCGCTACGTCGAGGAGTTCGTCGAGAAGACGAGCTGGCATCCCGACCGGGTGGCCAGCTTCGCGGGGGCCATCCGTTACTCCGAGTACGGCCTGCTCAAGCGCGTCATGATGAAGAAGATCGCCAGCGAGGCGACCGGCGACACGGACACGTCCCGCGATTACGAGTACACCGACTGGGACGCGGTGGACGAGTTCGCCGTCGGGTTCGCCGAGTTCGTCGAGGGCGAGTCGGCGGCCGGCGAACCGGACGCGGCCACCGCGAGGTAG
- a CDS encoding SDR family NAD(P)-dependent oxidoreductase encodes MRDLSDTVALVTGASRGVGRGIAEELGAAGATVYVTGRSVAEDTTEDMPGTVTETATLVTEAGGEGIAVECDHTDDSAVETLFDRIESDHGGLDLLVNNVWGGYEGHDETFGYPFWKQPIDRWDRMFDAGVRAHFTTSQLAAPLMRAQQDGLIVGISAGDGEKFRGSVPYDVAKTAVDRLHQGMAYELEPDGVTSLVVYPGFTRTERVVSSFDSVGEELPEGTHSPEFVGRAVVALAADEDVFSKTGGIFKVGDLAREYDFTDTDGSQPEPYDLPTDPV; translated from the coding sequence ATGAGAGACCTCTCGGATACCGTCGCGCTCGTGACCGGGGCGAGTCGCGGCGTCGGTCGAGGCATCGCCGAAGAACTCGGGGCGGCCGGCGCAACGGTGTACGTCACCGGGCGAAGCGTCGCGGAGGACACGACGGAGGACATGCCCGGGACGGTGACGGAGACGGCCACACTCGTCACCGAGGCCGGTGGCGAGGGCATCGCCGTCGAGTGCGACCACACGGACGATTCGGCGGTCGAGACGCTGTTCGACCGTATCGAGAGCGACCACGGCGGCCTCGACCTGCTCGTGAACAACGTCTGGGGTGGCTACGAGGGCCACGACGAGACGTTCGGCTACCCGTTCTGGAAGCAACCCATCGACCGCTGGGACCGCATGTTCGACGCCGGCGTCCGGGCGCACTTCACGACCAGCCAGCTCGCGGCCCCGCTGATGCGTGCCCAGCAAGACGGCCTCATCGTCGGTATCTCGGCGGGTGACGGCGAGAAGTTCCGCGGCAGCGTCCCCTACGACGTGGCCAAGACCGCGGTCGACCGCCTGCATCAGGGGATGGCGTACGAACTCGAACCCGACGGGGTGACCTCACTCGTGGTCTATCCCGGCTTCACCCGGACCGAACGAGTCGTCTCGTCGTTCGATTCGGTCGGCGAGGAGCTGCCCGAAGGCACCCACTCGCCCGAGTTCGTCGGCCGGGCCGTGGTCGCGCTGGCGGCCGACGAGGACGTGTTCTCGAAGACCGGCGGCATCTTCAAAGTGGGCGACCTCGCCCGCGAGTACGACTTCACGGACACCGACGGGAGCCAGCCCGAGCCGTACGACCTCCCGACGGACCCGGTCTGA
- a CDS encoding nitrite/sulfite reductase: MNTVERWKQEKHPLDVLDDVREYAAEGLSFADIEERAGDGEWERLKWAGLYAHGNHRGYFMLRTKVPGGRLTPEQARVIGEVATEYATAPPEHGGSDQNPVWGDAYLDITTRQDVQMHWIRIEDLPEIWDRYDEVGLTTVQGCGDSARNVLGCPAAGLDHHECFDAQPVVDAVSDFFTGNREYANLPRKFKLTITGCRHDCAQSQINDLGLVPARSVVDGEDFYGFHVRVGGGLSDGPRMASDLDVFVRPEDVVEFCRAVAQTFKELGDRHNRGVCRMRYLVQQLGPETFEQAVRDRCTVDLPGRGTDLTEGYRGDHVGVHTQKDDSLRYVGFNVVAGRIGGEEFAAAARAAQAYGTEDATVRLATDQNFLVSHIPEDRVDDLLAEPFAADYQPDPGPFSRGAVGCTGSEFCNYGIIETKLRIRRWAKALDEQVVVPDDVDVVRLHLSGCSASCAQPQIADVGFRGETVKIDRGGEGDDIVEGVDFGLGGSLGSDNEFLDWVETAVPADAVVPALEQLLQAFVTDREAGERFYQWCRRVGNDRLRQVMQRADANVSGGVAHGD; this comes from the coding sequence ATGAATACGGTCGAACGCTGGAAACAGGAGAAGCACCCGCTCGACGTGCTCGACGACGTGCGGGAGTACGCCGCCGAAGGCCTCTCGTTCGCGGATATCGAGGAACGGGCCGGCGACGGCGAGTGGGAACGGCTGAAGTGGGCCGGGCTGTACGCCCACGGCAACCATCGCGGCTACTTCATGCTGCGGACGAAGGTCCCCGGCGGCCGACTCACACCCGAACAGGCCAGGGTCATCGGCGAGGTCGCCACCGAGTACGCGACCGCCCCGCCCGAACACGGTGGGAGCGACCAGAATCCCGTGTGGGGCGACGCCTACCTCGATATCACGACCAGACAGGACGTGCAGATGCACTGGATCCGCATCGAGGACCTCCCCGAGATATGGGACCGCTACGACGAGGTCGGCCTGACGACGGTCCAGGGCTGTGGCGACTCCGCCCGGAACGTGCTGGGTTGTCCCGCGGCCGGACTGGACCACCACGAGTGCTTCGACGCCCAGCCGGTGGTCGACGCAGTCTCTGACTTCTTCACCGGGAATCGCGAGTACGCCAACCTGCCCCGGAAGTTCAAACTCACCATCACGGGCTGCCGGCACGACTGCGCGCAGTCCCAGATAAACGACCTCGGGCTCGTTCCGGCTCGCAGCGTCGTGGACGGTGAGGACTTCTACGGCTTTCACGTCCGGGTCGGCGGCGGTCTCTCCGACGGCCCGCGGATGGCCTCGGACCTCGACGTGTTCGTCCGACCCGAGGACGTAGTCGAGTTCTGTCGCGCCGTCGCCCAGACGTTCAAGGAGTTAGGCGACCGCCACAACCGCGGCGTCTGCCGGATGCGCTACCTCGTCCAGCAACTCGGTCCCGAGACGTTCGAGCAGGCGGTCCGGGACCGCTGCACGGTCGACCTCCCCGGCAGGGGCACCGACCTGACCGAGGGCTACCGCGGCGACCACGTCGGCGTCCACACGCAGAAAGACGACTCGCTCAGGTACGTCGGGTTCAACGTCGTCGCGGGCCGTATCGGCGGCGAAGAGTTCGCCGCGGCCGCCCGCGCCGCCCAGGCGTACGGCACCGAGGACGCGACCGTCAGACTCGCCACCGACCAGAACTTCCTCGTGAGTCACATCCCCGAAGACAGGGTCGACGACCTGCTCGCCGAACCGTTTGCGGCGGACTACCAGCCAGACCCCGGCCCGTTCTCTCGCGGCGCGGTCGGCTGCACCGGCAGCGAGTTCTGCAACTACGGCATCATCGAGACCAAGCTCCGCATCCGCCGGTGGGCGAAGGCACTCGACGAACAGGTCGTCGTCCCGGATGACGTGGACGTGGTCAGGCTGCATCTGTCCGGCTGTTCCGCCTCCTGTGCCCAGCCCCAGATTGCGGACGTCGGCTTCCGCGGCGAGACCGTCAAGATCGACCGCGGCGGCGAGGGTGACGACATCGTCGAGGGTGTCGACTTCGGCCTCGGCGGGAGTCTCGGCAGCGACAACGAGTTCCTCGACTGGGTCGAGACCGCGGTGCCTGCGGACGCGGTGGTTCCCGCACTGGAACAGCTCCTGCAGGCGTTCGTGACCGACCGCGAGGCCGGCGAGCGCTTCTACCAGTGGTGCCGCCGGGTCGGCAACGACCGGCTTCGGCAGGTCATGCAACGGGCCGACGCGAACGTCTCGGGAGGTGTCGCACATGGCGACTGA